The window ACATTATTCCTCGTCTCTTCAATCTGTTTCTTTATCTTCTTAACATCTTTTCTCACAATTTCTTTCAATATTTTTTCTTCTTTCTCTTCCTTGCTACAAATCTCTTTTAAATATGCTTCTTTCAAGTTTACACCATTATACTTCAAGCTCAATAACTTTACCATTACTTCTGCTCCTTGTTCGCTCCATCCTCTTGGTCTTGAACTCATCCTATCTGCTAATACATGGCTTACATGCCCTTCTGCACTGCATCCTTTTATAATCCTATTATCTAACTCTAATACTATATTATCCCAATGATTGGCTATATATCTCCTACTTTCACTTATCCTCTTCAACGCTCTTTTGTCCCCTCCAGCCTTTTCCATCGCTTTAGCTACCAATCCCTCAAACTTCTCTCTATCCTTATCCCTCAACGCTTCTACTATCCCAGCAAATATATTCTTATCTCCACCGCTTATTTTGATTACCTCTCTCATTAGATGAAACCTGTCTAATACAAATTCTGCACCCACTATCCATTCAAGCCCTTCCTTTATCCATGCCGCTCCATCCCCTAACAAATATAATCTTCTCTATCCTCTCCGTTTCATAGTGCTCCTCTATATATTCACTTACTTTTGACCAAAAATCTTCTGGTCTCTCTTTAATACTGCTAAAATAATGCACCCCTTTCAATTCCCTCCTTTTGACAACTCCCTTTTCTCCCTTATATCCCTCATTTATGTACGCAAGCTTCGCTATCTTCCCTTCTCCGTTTTGTAACGAAATATGATCTTCATTTGCCTCTATATAAAGTTCTTTTACCACTTTTTTACTGCCTGCAACTCCTTTTCTATTATGCTCGATTCTATCTAACTGAGCTGCCTCTATCCTCCTCAAAATATTCATTACACTTTGTCTTGCAATTTTCTCTTCTCCTAATACTTCTTTGGCTGCTCTTTCATATGACATCTCTACTACCTTCTCAACTATTGCTGCTTTGACTGCTTTGTCTATTCTTTGGTATTTCTCTATCCCCAAAATTTCATCTGCTAAATACACATACCCTCCCTCTCCTTTATTCTTGTAGTACGTCCTTATATATTCCACATCTCCAAATATTGTCTTTATGCTCCTCTTATCTTTCCTTACAACCTCATACCTTGCCTTCCTCTTCTTTTTATTCCTTACAATCTCATCTACAAGTCCGCATGCCTCTTTTATCATCTCCTTCCCTATCTCATCCATCTTCTCCTTCAATTCCATTGAATACATCGCTATATCCTTCTCTCCTCTTAATATCTCCACTATCCCTTCTCCAAATCTATTTAAAAGTTTTTCTATTTTTGCTATAATATTATCAAACATTTTGCTCCCTCCTTTGGTTTGTTTTTCCTTTCAGTTCTCTTCTTCTTTTTTTTTTTACTCATTATTTTATATCATTCTCTCATTTTTCCCAAGAGGAGGGAGCATTTTTTCTATCTCAAGTCCTATAAATATTTTACACTAAGTTTAATATCTGGATTTTCAGCTTGAATAATCTCAACATTTCCACCTTTGGTAGTATCTTTAAGTCCAGCTTTGTTTAATAAAAACCTTAATACAATATCCTGAGTATTCCCAAATTGAGGAACCGCAATTTTCTTACCTTTTAGGTCACCTAAATTTTTTATATTCAAGCCTTGCCTTGAGACCAGCACCATTCCTCCATTTGTAGCTCCTGCGATAATCTTTATTTCCCCGTTTGTCTTTTCAAAGCCGTTTATCGCAGGAATTGGCTCAATATAACCTATGTCAACCTCATCAGCTAAAAACGCTTCTATCTCGGCCGGACCTGCCTTGAAAACCTTATATTCAACTTTTACATTTTTGCCTATCCTTTTTTGGAACGTTTCTAATTCTTTTCCTACTAATGCCTGTGCATGAGTTATGTTTGGAAAAAAGCAATTCTAACTTTTTCTTTTTTGCATAACATCCTGAAAGAAGTACCAACATAACAACTTGCAGTATAAACAAAACAATCATTTCTTTGATATCTTTTTATTTCTATTAATGTTCCTACTTAATACTAACTATTTGTATCTAAATACTATAAATTTAGGTTAATTTATTACCTCTGCTCAAAACAGTTTTGAGCAGAGGTAAATTGTCATTTTTTAAATTCATAAATTTCTATCTAATTACTTGGTTATTAAGATTATAATACAGGATTTTTTTCATGTCAATACTATTTTATTTCGCGTATCCACTTACACTGGAGGGGGCGTGTATAGTTTTGGATTTGTATGTATATCCGTCTTTATCACCATTTTTTGTCTGCTTCATGTATCCTAAAAGAACAAAAGCCACAAGCACAGGTGAAGTAATTTCCATCAACCTGCTTGTGGCAAGGTTATTGAATCTAATCAACATAGGTTAAGTAGGAGAACTTTGGTTTTAACTTTTCCTTAGTTGTTTTAATCCATAAAAGGCAATTATCATGCCAATTATAGATAGCATAGAGGTAATATAAAAATTAAACACATAACTTCCGAATATATCCCTCACAGACCCAGAAATCAAATTTCCTAAAACAGCTCCTACACCATAACCTGTGAAAAGAAATCCATAATTTTTACTATAATGAAGCAATCCAAAAAGCTTTGCAGTAGCAGTCGGAGCTATCGAAAGCCAGCCACCTAAGCTCAGCCATAACATGCTAAAGGCTATTATAAACAGAACCTTGCTCCCTTCTTTTACAAATAACATGCCTAAGGAAGAGAAAAATATAATTGCAAAATCAATCAAAGCAGCATATCGTGGTGAAATCTTATCTGTTAAAAATCCAAACAGTGGTCGACCAAGCCCATTAAATATTGCAAAGATTGAAACCGACAAGGCTGCCATCTCAGGTGTCAGTTTTACAATTTCTTGAGCAACAGGACTTGAAATTCCGATTGCCATTAAACCACTGAATGTACCAATCACAAAGCACAACCATAAATACCAAAAAGTAGAGGTCCTTAGCATTTCAGAAGGTGTGAAATTTCTTGTAAAACTGTTTGTTTCTTTAATTATTTCCTTATTTTTTCTTCTCATATTTTGATTTGGAAATTTGAGAAATAATGCTAACGATACTATCACGATGAAAAATATTATTCCTAAAACCCTCAATGTTACGAAAGGTCCAAAGTAGGTAATTAACCTTCTTGCAATAGGTGCTGTTACAAGTGGAGACATTCCAAAACCAAGAACAGTCAGTCCTACAGCTAATCCCTTTTTATCTTCAAACCACCTTGTTGAAACTGCAATTGGCACACCATAGGCAATCCCAACTCCAC is drawn from Caldicellulosiruptor naganoensis and contains these coding sequences:
- a CDS encoding L-lactate MFS transporter; amino-acid sequence: MRAILKEGRVNRNIYVLLGLIMNICLGSVYSWSVFRKPLEETLDLNATQSGLPYMFFLVFYALFMPIAGRYIDKYGPRIVAIAGGTLVGIGWLVAGFSDNLLMMTIGYGIIAGSGVGIAYGVPIAVSTRWFEDKKGLAVGLTVLGFGMSPLVTAPIARRLITYFGPFVTLRVLGIIFFIVIVSLALFLKFPNQNMRRKNKEIIKETNSFTRNFTPSEMLRTSTFWYLWLCFVIGTFSGLMAIGISSPVAQEIVKLTPEMAALSVSIFAIFNGLGRPLFGFLTDKISPRYAALIDFAIIFFSSLGMLFVKEGSKVLFIIAFSMLWLSLGGWLSIAPTATAKLFGLLHYSKNYGFLFTGYGVGAVLGNLISGSVRDIFGSYVFNFYITSMLSIIGMIIAFYGLKQLRKS